GCAGAGGTGGGCCCCACTCACGGGGACTCTTGTAGTGGTAGGAACCACGAGCTCCTGCAGGCTGCAACAGCATTGTCCGAGTCTCACACTGGTTTTTCCTGTGGGCAGGTTACCCTCAGGGTCAGGCGCCAGGCCGAGTGTGCTCCCCAGGCTGCACACTTGATGGGGTCCTCTTGGTGCCAGAAGCCCGCCCCACCCACTGTCCCACCTGAGGAAGGTGGAGGTGAGGTTGAGGCCGCCATCGGAGCTTGGGGTCACCATGGACCTGCACATGGACAGCGCTGCCTTCTTCTCCAGAAACCAGCTTGCGTTGGAGGCCAGGCCCGCGCTGAACCAGCGCCCCACAAACTGTGGCAAATGCCCCCAGCCATGTTGGCCAGGACCCTAGGGACCCTCAGGGGTCTCCCTGCCCCTTGCCCCAGCTGGCCACACCCCTCAGGGGCCATAGCCTCCTGACGAGGTGCCCAGCCTGTGGGCAGAGCAGCAAGGGGTAGAGAATGGTGGGGGAtgtgggtggtgggggtggggctccCCATTCCTCAGGCTGGGCTTCTGTACTGAGCCCAGGTGTGTCCTTGACCTCTTGTCCGCCACAGGCTCAGGGGCAGGGCCAGCATCCTGgcacccccccaccaccacacatCCCCAACCCCCCTACTGCCCCCCTCCACAGCTCCCAGGCATGAGCACTCAGCATGCTATCATCTGCGCTGGTTCTGGTGTGCACAGTCGGCACAGAACCATGTCCTGGAGCCCAGCTGCGGAACCTGGGCCTGTATGATCTCTGGGTATCTTGTGCTCATAGGAGTCAGCAATGGTATTTGGTGGTGTGGGCATGGACGTGGCCTGCACTCTTGCATGAGCCCATCATCAACATCGGACAAAGGGCTCTGGATTGATGAAATGTTGCTGCCCCAGTGAGGGCCTCCCACAGTCAACCTCCTCCTGCAGCTGCCAGTCGTCCTTCCGGCTGACCGCTCAGGCCTCTGCCCAGCAGTGCCTGGCACTAGGGAACTCAgctctctttctccagggaaaaGATCTGACCCAAAGTGCCCCCTCCCTTGACAGGGCTCTATACTGCCCTGGGGATGGGGTGGGCAAGCTCCTCACCTTGTCCTGTTGGAAGTCAGGCTGTACTGAGACCTGGGCCTGGGCAGGGGTCTGCAGGACCCCCAGCAGGACCAGCCCCACCCACAGCAGGCATGCAGAGGCCATTCTCCTGGAGCAGAGCCTGGTGCCAGTGGAGTGGGCAGAGCAAGGAAGGTGAGCAGGAGGCTTGAACGGTGCTGAGGAGACCCCTATTTATGGGTCAGGCTTGGCCTCCACCCAGGGCCCAAGGACAGCCCACTGAAACTCGTGATGCTAGGGGGAGGGAAGCGGGGGGCCGGGCGCAGCTGCAGGCCTGGTGTCCTGTGGGCTGCTTATGCAAGAAGCTCCAACAGAGACAGACCTGGCCCTGCTGCCCCAGGCTGAGTGAGGATGAGGTAGAGGCCAGTCCCAGAGATAGAGTGGCCTGGATCTGGGTCACCCCACTCCTGCAGCAAGGCCCCCTACCCAGCCAGATGGGGCAGGAAGGGCATGGCCTGCATACAGAGCCTCTGGTCATTTTCCACCGGGCTCAGAGCTGAGTCTCACAAGCCCCACTGTCATTCCCCTTCTAAGCCCCGTGAGCCTGGGAGTGACACAAAGCCTCGTCTGCACTCTGAGTTTGGTCCTGAAAGGCAGGTAGTGATGAGAAGCCTGGACGAAGGTCAAGGAACTTGATCTACCCCACAAGGGCCCAAGGGTCAGGTGTGCTGACACAGCTTCCCCCATGGCCAACTCTCGGGGCTCTGATGGTGGCCTCAGGTGCTGTCTCAGCCTACAGCCCCTTAGGGCTTGGGCATGACTCTATCCCTCCCTGGAGGCCCTTGCTGCTCCAAGATGGTCACTCCATTGCGAGTCCGGCCCAGACGTTGGAGATGGAAGCAGCAGTCTATGAGACTTAGGCCAGTCCAATCACCTGGAGAGCTGAGGCTATCGTTCCAGCTCCCTGACCCTGATTGGCCCTCCTACGGGTCATGACAGGTAGCTGAGGCGTGGTCCAGTCTGGGTCTTGGGTGGGCCTACGTTGGCAGATCAAAAATTTGGGGGAGAGCCAGAGTTGGTGCAGGCATCCTAGGTGAGGGAATGGGGCCCATAGAGTCAGGAGGCACCTGAGAGCTGGCAGATTGGGGAGGAGGCAGCAGCACAGGGAATGGCCCAGGTGGTCCGGAGACCCCTATCTCTGGCCTCCCACTACCCCTAGCCCAGAATAGGATATGCCCCCTGCTCAGGCACTGTCCATGTCCTGGGCCAAGAAGGAGTCTGTCGGAATAGGTGGGCTATAGAGGGCCCTAGCCCTGGGCCCCACACTGTCCTCAGGCTGTCCTGGGCTCCAGCCTGGCCTAGCAGCAGATCTGGAGGTTCCCTTCAAGAGGGGGCAGGGTTCCCTTCAGCAGATGAACAGGGAGCTGGGCAGGAAAGGAGTGTGGGCCTTGGGACAGCCCCACCTGTTTACCAACAGACAATCCTTTGGCTCTGGGGGAGCCCTTGGCTCTCTGAGCAGCCTGGCTGGAGGTTTCTACCCAGGCCAGGCTGCCCCAGACAAGCCCACCTCCTAGTGGGGAGCAGGTCCTAGGGCAAGGTGGGGAGGAGGTGGCCCAGGATGGGGGGCCTGGTATAGGGAGAAAAGGACCAGGGACCCAGGGTGGACAGAGACAAGGGATCTTTTTGGTCCAGTCCTGGACCAAGAAAGGAATTGGGCCCAGTCTTTCTGGGGATGCTCCAACCTGGAGGCTTGGGCCCTCCTGAGTCCACAGTGGCTCGTAGGGAGATGCTGGGCATTCACCGCACCATACCAAACCTGGAAACTAAGGTACAGTTCAGGGGAGGACCTGTCCCTGCCGCTCCATGGACCACAAGAATCCTGTTAGAGATGATCTATCCTTTGGGGAGGTCTGAACCTACTCCGGTTACATCTGAAGTGAACAGCTTGTGGTTGGGGTGACACAGTGGTGCCTTGATGACACAGCAGCCAGCTGTGTGGGGCACTGGGTCTATGTGAGAAAACAGACACCAAAGGCTACACTTGGTGGGCTTCCATTGACAATGTTCCAAAGAGGGCCACAGTCCTCTGTAGTGGCCAGGCTGCGAGAGGACTGCCTGGTGGGAGGGGCTGGACGCCTGCCCTGGAGCCAGCTCTGCTCAGAGCCCTCGCTCTGCTCAGAGCCCTCGCTCTGCTCAGAGCCCTCTTAACTCATGTCACAAACACCTCACTGGAGTTCCTGTTGTAGAAGTGAGGACCAAACCGGGCTTTCTCAGACAAATAAAACCCAAAGAAATTCATGAGCAGCACATTTCCAATTAAAAAACACTAAagatcttaacacaataactaagaaaatgccaggaaggctatattaaccagtgtgatgaaaatgtgtcaaacggtctataaaaccagggtatggtgccccatgatcgcattaatatacacagctatgatttaataaaaaaaaaaaaacaaacactgaagATGTTCTTCATCCAGAAGGGAAGTGACTTTGGAGTGAGCTCCAGAATCCAGGTAGGGGGAAGAGCAAAGAAAAGGCGGGCCCCGGGCCTGGGACTGCTGCTGTGTGGAGCTGCGCCATCGCGTCCAGTGGGAAGCAAGCAGAATGCTTTTAGAGTtagaaaacacaacaaaaaaagaataaaagcttaGAGGGTATAAATTGAACTAAAGTGTTATAAATATTTGCATTGCccagaaaatgacaaaaattcttATTTGTATTGGATATTAACAAGTCAATGATCACATCATAATCTCCAGATTaactgctaaaacaacagtgaggCCAGGGGcagcggctcaggcctgtaatcccagcactctggaagtctgaggcaggaggatcccttgagctcaggagttggagaccagcctgagcaagagcaagaccctgtctctactcaaaacagaaaaactagccaggcattgtggcaggtgcctgtacttaaaactgcttgggaggctgaagcaggaggatcgcttgagcccaagagtttgagactgctgtgagctgtgacaccagggtgctctacccagggtgacagagagagacctggtctcacaaataaataaataaatacataaataaataaaagaacagtgAAAAAGTTAAATAACAAAGTAGAGCCTCCGGGACACGTTTACACACCTGCGTTCACAGCAGCCCAAAGGGAAtaatccaagtgtccatcaacagacgGTGAGGAAGCAAAATCCAATCCAGCATGCAGGAGAGTGTTTTTCAGCCTTCAAAGGCAAGGACATTCCAACACGGGCTACCCTGGTGAGTACCCGAAGGACACCAGGCTCAGGGAAATGGGCCGGTCACTAAGGAGCAAACCCTGAGGTCCCCAGAGTCATCAGATCCACAGGGACAGGAGGTAGGACTCTGGGTGCCCGGGCTGGGAGGGGGACAGGGAGTATTTCATGGGGACAGTGTGAGAAGATGGAAAGTTCTGGAGAAGAatgtggtgatggctgcacaacatg
This region of Nycticebus coucang isolate mNycCou1 chromosome 2, mNycCou1.pri, whole genome shotgun sequence genomic DNA includes:
- the PTGDS gene encoding prostaglandin-H2 D-isomerase translates to MASACLLWVGLVLLGVLQTPAQAQVSVQPDFQQDKFVGRWFSAGLASNASWFLEKKAALSMCRSMVTPSSDGGLNLTSTFLRKNQCETRTMLLQPAGARGSYHYKSPHWGSTYDISVVETNYDEYALLYSQGSKGPGQDFRMVTLYSRTQTPREELKEKFTTFCMAQGFTEDTIVFLPPSDKCITEPQ